Proteins found in one Strigops habroptila isolate Jane chromosome W, bStrHab1.2.pri, whole genome shotgun sequence genomic segment:
- the LOC115619220 gene encoding cytochrome b-c1 complex subunit Rieske, mitochondrial-like, whose protein sequence is MLSVAARAESFAPFLAAVAHAVPGPRKPLAPTMARRAKKVPLDLKRPLLCRESLSSRSARGELVAGANLNAPATIRCVHNDVMVPDFSACRRQDVLDSTTSSQSSSESRKGFSYLLTATTCVATAYTAKNIVTQFISSLSASADVLALSKIEIKLSDIPEGKNMAFKWRGKPLFVRHRTQAETDQEAQVDLATLRDPQHDLDRVKKPEWVILVGVCTHLGCVPIANSGDFGGYYCPCHGSHYDASGRIRKGPAPYNLDVPTYHFLGEDVVVVG, encoded by the exons ATGTTGTCTGTAGCCGCCCGCGCTGAGTCCTTCGCGCCGTTCCTGGCCGCCGTGGCGCACGCCGTACCCGGCCCAAGAAAGCCGCTGGCGCCGACCATGGCGCGTCGGGCCAAGAAGGTGCCGCTGGACCTGAAGCGGCCGCTGCTCTGCCGGGAGTCCCTGAGCAGCCGGTCTGCCCGGGGGGAGCTCGTCGCCGGCGCCAACCTCAATG cACCTGCCACCATTCGTTGTGTCCATAACGATGTCATGGTACCCGACTTCTCTGCCTGTCGTCGTCAAGATGTGCTAGATTCCACCACGTCttctcaaagcagcagtgaaTCTAGGAAAGGGTTTTCCTACCTGCTGACTGCAACTACATGTGTAGCAACTGCCTATACTGCTAAGAACATTGTCACCCAGTTTATTTCCAGCCTGAGTGCCTCTGCTGATGTACTAGCACTGTCAAAGATTGAGATCAAGTTATCTGACATTCCAGAAGGCAAGAACATGGCTTTCAAGTGGAGAGGGAAGCCCCTTTTTGTGCGTCACAGAACCCAGGCAGAGACTGATCAGGAAGCTCAAGTTGATCTGGCTACCCTGAGGGATCCGCAGCATGACTTAGACAGAGTTAAGAAGCCAGAATGGGTCATACTTGTAGGTGTCTGCACCCATCTCGGTTGTGTGCCCATTGCCAACTCCGGAGATTTTGGCGGGTATTACTGCCCTTGCCATGGGTCCCACTATGATGCCTCTGGCAGAATCAGGAAAGGCCCCGCTCCCTACAACCTCGATGTTCCCACTTACCATTTCCTGGGTGAGGACGTTGTGGTTGTGGGCTGA